In the Treponema maltophilum ATCC 51939 genome, ACGCTGCCGCCCGAAGACGAAACGCGCACGGAACATTTATACAGTCAGGACTTTTTGCGCGGTTATACGTCAATCAGATATTCGGGCAATACGGTCGTTATCAAAACGCATTCGGGACATTCGAATACGGTTGCCGAAGCGCTGGACTGCCTTGCCGTAGAAGGCGTTTTGGGTACGCTTGCCGGCGATAACTGTATCTTCGTGTGCCTCGAAGAAAACGTAAGCGGCGAGCGTTTTTTGCAAAACTTAAAAGAAAAAATTCCCGAATTGCCGGAACGGAATAAGGTGCGCACATAAGCGCTGGATATTTATCGTTTTTTTTACTATACTTTACGTATGAAACTGTATACCAAACGCCATATTTTCTTTGCAGCGTTTTTAACGGCATGCGCCTGTGTTTTAATCGGCTCGGCTTTGTTTTTTTCGGGCAAAGCGCTGCCCGATTTAACCGCCGGTATTTCAGGCAAAAAAAACGGAGCGGAAAACGTTTCCGCCGACGGTTCGG is a window encoding:
- a CDS encoding arginine repressor: MKKRSTRLEAVKHLIKTRQIESQTVLLELLQNEGFEVTQATLSRDLKLLKVGKIPDGEKGYIYTLPPEDETRTEHLYSQDFLRGYTSIRYSGNTVVIKTHSGHSNTVAEALDCLAVEGVLGTLAGDNCIFVCLEENVSGERFLQNLKEKIPELPERNKVRT